One window of Thermoplasmata archaeon genomic DNA carries:
- a CDS encoding DUF2341 domain-containing protein, whose product MNDIKKQLIAFVVLFSLFTGGQAGGLNATATAPGIDSGIAPSAGEGGRAREYTPWWNPGWLYRRPVTISNTGGGALTEYQVLVKVTYDSHMNTDFSDLRFVHYKSSSGQSVELPYWIEEKMDGSRASVWVRVDEIPASSSIIIHMYYGNASAASASKASSTYLFFEDFESGQLDTTRWELIDGTWEIVQDGGSRVLKATGAGGSNWARKTMRLKLPSDATIKNFAAEMDWRVSDDSTLANFIYRAQSTTLPSTDRWWVRVESRSSYGRGFHLLRSVSGSESWESVVSMSSVTNYNHYIIKVFENTHSLEVKDTGNGERNYAHVNQAGYMGYQVELNSMYVDNIRIRKYTSPEPTVSVGGEELQILFKSFTLSTESLDEGEELTFTAVFGNPSGAALSIPLAIRDGPDPESGPFVFSDEVTLNLSGDTIVRVDWVATGGSHRFWLLVAGSPLASKSVYVNRYPVLSPIMDQVASQGKNFKLLIFAEDADGDRLNWSEDCPLFNLTPRGPQSAEINFTPTNDDVGNYTVNITVSDPRGCKDSTRFKLTVKNVNDYPVIEPIKDQSVAQDTEFRYKAKASDID is encoded by the coding sequence GGGAGGACAGGCTGGCGGCCTCAATGCCACTGCGACCGCCCCTGGCATAGATTCGGGAATCGCACCCAGTGCCGGCGAGGGCGGCCGGGCACGAGAGTACACCCCTTGGTGGAACCCCGGCTGGCTCTATCGCAGGCCAGTCACAATCAGCAACACGGGTGGCGGGGCGCTCACCGAGTATCAGGTTCTGGTAAAGGTCACGTACGACAGCCACATGAATACCGATTTCTCCGACCTGCGCTTCGTGCACTACAAATCATCCTCTGGCCAGAGCGTCGAGCTTCCGTACTGGATAGAAGAAAAGATGGACGGCTCTAGAGCGAGCGTGTGGGTAAGGGTGGACGAGATTCCCGCCAGCTCCAGCATCATCATCCACATGTACTACGGAAACGCCTCCGCGGCCTCCGCCTCGAAGGCCTCGAGCACTTACCTCTTCTTCGAGGATTTTGAGAGCGGGCAACTTGATACCACAAGATGGGAACTGATTGATGGCACATGGGAGATTGTACAAGACGGGGGGAGCCGAGTACTCAAGGCGACGGGCGCGGGGGGCTCCAACTGGGCTAGAAAGACCATGAGGCTTAAGCTGCCCAGCGACGCCACCATAAAGAATTTCGCCGCGGAGATGGACTGGCGCGTCTCCGACGACAGCACTCTAGCGAACTTCATCTACAGGGCCCAGAGCACGACCCTTCCCTCCACCGACAGGTGGTGGGTGAGGGTAGAGAGCCGGAGTAGCTACGGCCGGGGCTTCCATCTGCTGAGGTCGGTATCAGGAAGCGAGAGCTGGGAGTCTGTCGTATCCATGAGCAGCGTGACCAATTATAATCACTATATAATAAAGGTCTTTGAAAACACACACAGTCTGGAGGTCAAGGACACCGGCAATGGAGAGAGAAATTATGCCCATGTGAATCAGGCCGGCTATATGGGATACCAGGTCGAACTAAACTCGATGTACGTGGACAACATCCGGATACGTAAATATACCTCTCCGGAACCAACAGTCTCGGTTGGAGGGGAAGAGCTTCAGATACTTTTCAAATCTTTTACCCTCAGCACCGAATCTCTCGATGAGGGGGAGGAGCTGACGTTCACCGCGGTCTTCGGGAACCCCTCTGGCGCGGCACTGAGCATTCCGCTCGCAATTCGCGACGGGCCTGACCCGGAGAGCGGCCCTTTCGTTTTCTCGGACGAAGTCACTCTGAACCTCTCTGGGGACACTATTGTCAGGGTGGACTGGGTTGCCACCGGGGGTAGCCACAGATTCTGGCTTCTCGTCGCCGGCAGCCCGCTTGCATCGAAGAGTGTATACGTAAACCGCTACCCAGTCCTGAGCCCGATAATGGACCAGGTCGCGAGCCAGGGGAAGAACTTCAAGCTGCTCATCTTCGCAGAGGACGCCGACGGAGACAGGCTCAACTGGAGTGAGGACTGCCCCCTCTTCAACCTTACCCCGCGCGGTCCCCAGAGCGCCGAAATCAACTTCACACCGACAAATGACGACGTCGGGAACTACACCGTCAACATCACAGTCTCCGACCCGCGGGGTTGCAAGGACAGCACGCGCTTCAAACTGACAGTGAAGAATGTAAATGATTATCCTGTCATCGAGCCTATTAAGGACCAGAGCGTTGCGCAGGACACGGAGTTCAGGTACAAAGCAAAAGCCTCGGACATTGACGA